The nucleotide sequence ACTACTTCGGCGCTGCGGCAGCGGTCCGGCGCGGCTACAACTGCCTGACCTTCGACGGCCCGGGTCAGGGCATGCCGCTGCGGGAGCAGAAGCTGTACTTCCGGCACGACTGGGAGAAGGTCGTGACCCCGGCCGTCGACTACGTCCTCTCCCGTCCGGACGTCGACGGCGATCGACTGGCGTTGCAGGGCATGAGCCTCGGCGGGTACCTCGCCGCCCGCGCGGTGGTCTTCGAGCCGAGGTTCGCCGCGGCCATCCTCTTCGACGGCGTATGGAGTCTCGTCGACAGCATCTGGGGCATCCTCTCCCCCGAGGCGAAGGCGGCCTTCGAGGCCGGAGACGCCGCGACCTACGACCGGATCGTCGGTGAGGCGATGGCGGCCGACACGCAGGTGCGGTGGACCTTCACCCAGGGCACCTTCAGCTTCGGCGTGCCGTCGCCGTACGCCCTGACCGTCGAGAGTGCGAAGATGACGCTGGACGACGACGACGTCGTCGGCCGGATCACCTGCCCCACGCTGGTGATGGAGGCCGACGGCGACCAGTTCTTCCGTGGGCAGCCGGAACGCGTCTACGACGCCCTCACCGCACCAAAGACCTTCGCCCGCTTCACCGCCGCGGACGGCGCCGAGAACCACTGCCAGTCCGGCGCATTGGCGTACAAGGACGAAGTCGTCTTCAACTGGCTCGACGACGTGCTGCAGGCCTGAGCCCGCCGCTCAAGTTGAATTGGCGGCTCGCCGCTCACGTCGGATTGGCGGCTCGCCGCCTAAGTTGGATTGGCGGCTCGCCGCTCAAGTCGGATTGGCGGCTCGCCGCTCACGTCGGATTGGCGGCTCGCCGCCGTGGATCCCGGACGTCGACCCCGTCGGTCACCCACGCTTCCCGCATCGCCTCGGCACCCTTCAACCGCACCCACGCGGCCTCGGTCGGGGTGATCGGCGTGGCCCGCAACAGCCGCACCGGCTGCTGCGCACCCGGCAGCTCGACGTCCGCGATGTCGCTCTCGCTCAACAACATCGCGGTGAACGGCGCGCCCTCCCACAGCGGCGTCTCGAGGTCCACCAGCGCATCGGGCACCAGGATCAACCCCTCCACGGCGGGCGTCGACGCCAGCACCGCGATCGACCGGGCCAGCCCCGGGGGCGTCGGCCCGCGCAGCGCCACCGCCACCTCCGCCCGTGGCCCGTCCGACGCGTCGACGACGAACTCCGTCGGATCGAGCATCGGGTGCCGCGAGCAGCCCAGCGAGACGTAGTGCAGCACACCGTCGCCGTCGGGACCGTAGCGCAGCACCTCCATCGGCTCGGCACCGAGGAACGTCACGCTCGCCGTCACGGGCTCGTCGCTGACGCCGGCGGCGGTGAAGTGTCCGTCGAGGCGGGCGCGGACCGCCGTCAGGACGTCGCTCACCCGGCCGGCGGTATCGACAGGTTGACGCCGGAGTCGGCGTCGAACAGCACCAGCCGCGATGTGTCGAAGACCAGCTCGGCGGTCTGACCCGCCGACAGCCTCGACTCGGTGGACACCCGCGCCACGAATTCGTTGACGCCGACGCTCGATTCGGCGGCCAGTTCGGCCAGCTGGCTCGCCTGCGCCCCGTCGCCCTCGGAGGAGAAGTGCACGTACTTCTCCGCGCCGAGCGACTCGACCAGATCGACCGTCACCTGGAACGTCAGGCCCCGGATCCGCGCGTAGGAGTCGATGAGCGCCGCGTCGTCGAGGTGCTCTGGGCGGATGCCGGCGATGACGTTGCGTGGCGTGGGGTGCTGGTTCAGAACGTCGGTCGCCTCCTGGCTCAGCGTCACCTCGCCGAACGGCAGGCGCACGCCGACGTCCGTGCGTGTCGCGGGGAAGAAATTCATCGCCGGCGACCCGATGAAGCCGGCCACGAACAGGTTCGCCGGCCGCTCGTAGAGTTCCTCCGGCGTGCCGATCTGCTGGGCAACGCCGGCCAGCATCACGACCACGCGATCGCCGAGCGTCATGGCCTCGGTCTGGTCGTGCGTGACGTAGATCGTGGTGGTGCCCAACCGGTTCTGCAGCTTGGCGATCTCCGAGCGCATCTGCACGCGCAGCTTCGCGTCGAGGTTGCTCAGCGGCTCGTCCATGAGGAAGGCCTTGGGGTTGCGGACGATCGCGCGCCCCATCGCCACGCGCTGGCGCTGACCGCCGGACAGCTGGGCCGGCTTGCGGTCCAGCAGCTCGGTGAGGTCGAGGATCTTCGCGGTTTCCTCCACCTTGGCGGCGACATCGGCCTTGCTCACCTTGGCCAGCGTCAGCGGGAACGCGATGTTCTGCCGCACGGTCATGTGCGGGTAGAGCGCGTAGGACTGGAACACCATCGCGATGTCGCGGTCCTTCGGTGCCTTCTCGTTGACCCGCTCGCCGCCGATGGTCAGCTCACCGGAGCTGATGTCCTCCAGCCCGGCGATCATGTTGAGGGTGGTCGACTTCCCACACCCGGACGGCCCGACCAGGATGATGAACTCGCCGTCGGCGATGGAGAGCGACAGGTCCCTGACCGCCGTCGCGCCGTTCGGATAGCTCTTGGTGACGTGGTCCAAGACGATTTCGGCCATGTGGCTCCTGCCTATCCCTTCACCGCGCCGGACGTGAGGCCTGCGACGATACGTCGTTGGAAGATGAGGACGAACACGATGATCGGCACGGTGATCACCATGGCGCCGGCCGCGATCGACCCGGTGGGTTCCTCGAACTGCGAGCTGCCGGTGAAGTTCGCGATCGCCACCGGCGCGGTGATCGCCCGCTCGGTCGCCGTCAGCGACAGCGCCAGCAGCAGGTCGTTCCAGGCGAAGATGAACACCAGGATGGCGGCGGTGACGATGCCCGGCGTCGCCAGCGGGGCGATCACCTTGCGGAACGCCTGCGCGGGCGTCGCGCCGTCCATCTTGGCGGCCTTCTCCAGATCCCACGGGATCTCTTTGAAGAACGCCGACATCGTGTAGATCGCCAGCGGCAGCGCGAACGTGATGTAGGGGATGATCAGCCCGGGCCAGGTGTCGAACAGACCGATGCGGCGCTCGATGTTGAAGATCGGCGTGACGAGCGAGATCTGCGGGAACATGGCGATCAGCAGGGCGACGCCGACGAGGAGCTTCTTGCCCGGAAACGTCAGCCGCGCAATGGCATAGGCGGCCATGCCGCCGATCAGTACGGCGATGGCCGTGGTGATGAGGCCGATGCCGATCGAGTTGACCAGCGCCGAGGAGAAGACGTTGCCGGAGAAGATCGCCTTGTAGTTGTCGAACGTCACCTCCGCCGGGACGAGCTTGCCGTCCTTCACGCTCGACGTCGGCTTCAACGACAACGACAGGATCCACAGCACCGGGAACAGCGCATACAGCACGACCAGGACGTTGATGACGGCCCAGCCGG is from Mycolicibacterium grossiae and encodes:
- a CDS encoding alpha/beta hydrolase family protein: MSEFYLHGDPDDPRILADATASQQAYAKAAELMGPTWEPVEIPYKGTTLPGYFYKPDASDEPRPTLVFHGGYDSSVEELYYFGAAAAVRRGYNCLTFDGPGQGMPLREQKLYFRHDWEKVVTPAVDYVLSRPDVDGDRLALQGMSLGGYLAARAVVFEPRFAAAILFDGVWSLVDSIWGILSPEAKAAFEAGDAATYDRIVGEAMAADTQVRWTFTQGTFSFGVPSPYALTVESAKMTLDDDDVVGRITCPTLVMEADGDQFFRGQPERVYDALTAPKTFARFTAADGAENHCQSGALAYKDEVVFNWLDDVLQA
- a CDS encoding suppressor of fused domain protein → MSDVLTAVRARLDGHFTAAGVSDEPVTASVTFLGAEPMEVLRYGPDGDGVLHYVSLGCSRHPMLDPTEFVVDASDGPRAEVAVALRGPTPPGLARSIAVLASTPAVEGLILVPDALVDLETPLWEGAPFTAMLLSESDIADVELPGAQQPVRLLRATPITPTEAAWVRLKGAEAMREAWVTDGVDVRDPRRRAANPT
- a CDS encoding ABC transporter ATP-binding protein, yielding MAEIVLDHVTKSYPNGATAVRDLSLSIADGEFIILVGPSGCGKSTTLNMIAGLEDISSGELTIGGERVNEKAPKDRDIAMVFQSYALYPHMTVRQNIAFPLTLAKVSKADVAAKVEETAKILDLTELLDRKPAQLSGGQRQRVAMGRAIVRNPKAFLMDEPLSNLDAKLRVQMRSEIAKLQNRLGTTTIYVTHDQTEAMTLGDRVVVMLAGVAQQIGTPEELYERPANLFVAGFIGSPAMNFFPATRTDVGVRLPFGEVTLSQEATDVLNQHPTPRNVIAGIRPEHLDDAALIDSYARIRGLTFQVTVDLVESLGAEKYVHFSSEGDGAQASQLAELAAESSVGVNEFVARVSTESRLSAGQTAELVFDTSRLVLFDADSGVNLSIPPAG
- a CDS encoding carbohydrate ABC transporter permease, with translation MDEHVSTQRRAGWAVINVLVVLYALFPVLWILSLSLKPTSSVKDGKLVPAEVTFDNYKAIFSGNVFSSALVNSIGIGLITTAIAVLIGGMAAYAIARLTFPGKKLLVGVALLIAMFPQISLVTPIFNIERRIGLFDTWPGLIIPYITFALPLAIYTMSAFFKEIPWDLEKAAKMDGATPAQAFRKVIAPLATPGIVTAAILVFIFAWNDLLLALSLTATERAITAPVAIANFTGSSQFEEPTGSIAAGAMVITVPIIVFVLIFQRRIVAGLTSGAVKG